AGAAATTCGTCTCCGCCCCACCGGGAAAAGACCGCGTTCGATCCGGCGAGAAGCCCGTTCACGAGGCCGGCGATCCGTTTGAGGACGAGATCACCCTGGTGGTGCCCCTGACGATCGTTCAATTGCTTGAAATGATCCAGGTCGAAGATCAGAAGGACGATATCCAGGCCGACCGAAGAGCCGATCCGTTTCTGGAACCCCCTCCGGTTGAGGGTTCCGGTCAGCGGATCGAGGCTGGCTTCGATGCTGGAACTCATCAGGAGCTTGTGGGCTTCCTGAAACTCTTCCCCGATGGTCCTGAACCGGTCAAGAAGTGTTTTCGACTGCTGGACGATATCCAGAAAAATGGGTTTGGCTTCTTCGAGGCTTTTGACGGTGTTGAAACGTTCGAGACTTTTTTCCAGGCGAACGGAGGTCTGGTTGATCAACAGATGCGCCTGGGTGATGATCTCGTTCAGCTGGTTGACGGTCTGGTTGATTTCCTGTTTCCGGTGGCGGATCTCCTGGGAGAGAACCCTGTTCCGGGAGATCGTCTCGTCGAGGATCCGGTCCATCTCGCTATCAACGCCGGTCTCGGCCAGAAAGATGGTCCGGGGCAGAAAGCGCCGAAGTTCCTCGACCTGTTTTCCGGTCCAGTCGTCTTCGTCGAGGTGGGAAAAAATTTCGACAAGATCGAACATCTTTTCCAGCAGACCATCACTGTGCAGACCTGCATGACGGGCATAGAACCGCGCGTAATGAAAAGGGGTCGGCGGTTTTTTCTCCCGGGCAAGATCCTGGAGCGTCCGACGGGCGATCTCTCCGGCGTTTTTTGTTTCGGTCGAGGATTCCGTATCCACGTCGAGTTCCTTTCGATCGTGTTCTGTTCCGGTCTCTCAAAAACGGGATCGAAGTGATGCGCATGATTCTACCGGGATTAGACTCTGGAATCCATAGAAAAAGATTTTTTCAATCCAATGGTAAAATGAAAGAGTGGGGTAAGGATACCGTGTTTGCCTTGATCATGTGGAGGAAAAAATGAACTTCCTTTCGCCATATATAAAGATGTCTGTCTTCAGAAAAAGTCTATTTCTTGTGTTTATTTTCTTAGCGGCCTGCCATTCTTCGGGAGGCGGGGGAGGAGGAATGGGCGGCTATTGAGTTTTTGGGAGAGTTCAGTCAAATCCGGATATAATAAAGCTTATCGGGACAATTGTTGAACAGAGACGGGATGGAGGAACGGATGAGCCGGATATTCGAGGAAGTGCTGTCTGCGAACAAACGGTATGTCGAGGGATTTGGCGATAAAGGGAAACTTGCATTGCCTCCCAAACGGCAGTTCGCGATTTTGACCTGTATGGATGCCCGGATCGATCCGGCAAAGATGGCCGGGTTGTCCGAGGGAGACGCCCATGTCATCCGGAACGCCGGAGGCCGCGCCAGCGACGATGCCATCCGGAGCCTCGTCATCTCCTACAAGCTCCTGGGAACAAAGGAATGGTTTGTCGTGCATCATTCGGACTGCGGGATGCTTCTGTTCGATGACGAAGTGATGCGGGGACTCCTGTCGAAGAGTCTGGAGACGGCAAGGATCACGACCAAGGGGTGGGAAGACGCCGGAAAGGGTCCGGGGTCGGACGAAGGCCGGTATATCAACTTCCTGTCCTTTCACGATCTGGAAGGCAGTGTCACGGAAGACGTCCGGCGCATCCGTCGTCATCCGCTCGTTCCGGGCCGGATTCCCGTTTACGGGTTCACCTACGATGTGAAGACCGGGAAACTGGTTGAAGTGCCGGAAGCGATGAAGGCGGGAAAAGCCGTCTGAAAGGACACACCGGTTTTTTTAGAGAGGATTCGGACTCTCTTCCGGGGCAGGAGGGCTGGCCTTGTGCCATTCCTTCTGCCTTTTTTTTAAAGGCTTTGAAAGGAGTCTTTCATGAAGCGGGTGGTTATAGTGGGTGCGGGGTTCGGCGGGTTGGCGGCGGCGAGGGCGCTTCGGGAACGGGGGCCGAAGGAGATGGAAATCCTTCTGATCTCCCCGAAACCCGAACTCCTCTACTACCCCGGGCTGATCTGGATCCCCACCCGTCTGCGGTCCCCCGGGGATCTTCGGATTCCTCTGGGGAGTTTTTTGGCCAGATACCGGATCCGGCATCTCCCGGAGACCGTGACTGGTCTCAGGGATCAGGGGCGCACCGTGCTGACCGACAGCGGACAGCATGTCAACGATGCCCTTCTGATTGCGACCGGATCGGCTTCCCTTCGGAAGCTTCCGGGGATCGAGCACAGCCGGTCGATCTGCCAGGGGATCGAAGACGCGGTCGATATCCGGGACCGGATCGCAAACCTCGAGTCCGGGACGATCGCCCTGGGATTTGCCGGCAACCCCCAGGAGCCGTCCGCTGTCCGGGGAGGACCCGTCTTCGAGCTTCTGTTCGGCCTTGACACGTGGCTTCGGAAAACCGGCCGCCGGAACAGGATTGCGCTCCGGTTTTTCAGTCCGGCCGCCGAACCGGGAAATCGCCTTGGACCGAAGGCGGTCAGGAACCTTCTGGAGGAAATGGCCCGCCGGAATATTCCGACCCATCTGGGCTCCAGGCTTCAGGCCTTCTCCCCGGAAGGCGTCACGACGGAAAAGGAGACGTTTCCCGCGGACCTGATCGTCTTCACCCCCGGTCTCCGGGGACCGGACTGGTTGTCAGGAACCGGTCTTCCCCTGTCACCGGGAGGATTTATCCGGGCCGGCGCGACCTGCCAGGTCGAAGGCTGGCCCGGGACATTTGTGGCCGGCGACTGCGGGTCCTATCCGGGTCCGGACTGGATGCCGAAACAGGGGCATTCGGCGGATCTCCAGGCCGAAACGGCCACCCGGAACATCCTGGACTTTCTCGCGGGACGAGAGGGTCGTCGCACATTCCGGGTGGAGCTGGTCTGCGTCGTGGACAGCTATGATTCCGGGACTCTGGTCTACCGGACGCCGGCCCGGAACGTCCTTTTCCGGAATCCCCTCTTTCACCATGCCAAAGCGTATTTCGAACAGAGATATCTCGCCCGCTACCGGTAACACGCAGGTTCAGGACGTCAGGTCGGGAGGATTTCCCGCCCTGTTTCAGGATTGCAGAAAGAGCGGGCGGTTATGCCTCGACGGCGAGGTCCGACGTTAGTTTCCATAGAGAAAATAGCCATCTTTCGATGAAGCGGAAACATACTGGAGGCCGATCGTTTGTCCAGTCGTTTGTCCACTCGTTTGTGCAGAGAGAAAAGCCGGAAAGCCCGCGTCGAAATATCCGGGCATCGGTCCCCCCAAAGAGGAAAAATCCTGATTGCCGGTGTCAAAGAGCTTCTCTGCGTCTTCGATGGAGAAGTCGAGCGTCACGGAAGTTCCATTGGTGCCTGTCAGTATGGCGGACTGTCCAGTTTCTGTTCCGCAGAAAAACCCGGACAGGGAAGCGGACGTGCATGGCGGAATGGTTTGGTTGTCGATAAAGAAGCCGTTGGATCCGCTGTCGAAGAAGGCGGTGAGGCTGGAGTTCCCATTGTAGCTTGCTGTAATGGTGGCATATGTGTTGGTATCGAGTTTGGTAAAGTTCGACGTATCTCCCGTGCCGAAGGTCAAGAGGCCGGACACCGATGGAGCCCCTGGGGTTTGTGAGACTGTCGGGAATCCGGAGAGCAGGACGCCGTTGTTTTCGGAAGATCCCAAAAGAAAAACCGGATTCTGGACCATCAGAGTCGTGGAAATCGTTGTGGGTCCGGAGCCTCCTTCGTAATATAGGCCATTGTCGTCCTGGGGAAAGAGGAGACCCAGAATGCCGTTGAAGTAGGGTTCGAACGGGGCGGAGCCGTTATAGTCATTGACGCAGGTTGACGGGGCGGAAAGTTGGGAGTTTGAGATCTGGACGGGGACGGTGACGGACTGGTTGGCCAACGTGACGGTGGCGGTGACGACCGGTCCGTAATTGTATCCGCTCACGAACCCGTAACATTCGGTGATCGGCCCGTTTTCGGACTCCTGAGGGAGCTTGGAAGCGATGGACAGTGTGTGGGACAACCGGAGGCCGGTCGATCCGATGTCCACCAGGATGTTGGGGACATCCTCGCAGGTGGATGTGTTGGGAACGCAGATGGTGAGCGTCACCACCGGTGTGTTGACCGCCCCCTGGCAGGTGGACTGGTAGACGACCATCTGATTGTCGGCTGGCGTTTCGTTTGTTGTCGGGGTGGTGCCGGTGCAGACCGCTTCCGGGGCAGAAGGTGAAGGCGCCGCTCCCCCTCCGCAGCCGGACAGGAGAAGGAATCCGGTCCACAGGAAAAACGCGCGCACGATTTTCCGAAGGGGCGTCCGTTTCATGGGTTCACGGTATCATGGGGCCTGGACCCGGATCTGGTCCGTCCGGAACCCGGGGGGAAGCCGGGTGGGAATCCAGGCGTTCCCCGCCCGGAACCGGGCGGTACCGATGACGCGCAGTTTCAGGTCCGGCGTCTGGACAAACAGCTGATGGCGATAGGGAGAGAGATTTTTTTTGGGGACGCGGGTCATTTTGTCCCCCAGAAGGACCGACAGATCCGGGGGAAGGGAACCTTCCCAGGCCACGGCGAAGATCGTTCCTCCGGTGTCGAAGAATTCGCGGACCGTCAGGGTTTTCCGGCCATTCATGGACAAGGGCGAGGTGGCGGGCAGGGTCAGCGTGACGGTCGAATATCCTTTTCCGTTTGTCACGGGACCTGCAACGAGTCCCAGTTTTTCGGCGTCCTGGGCGATCAGGGTCCGGTCTCCGTCAAGCCCCGCCCGAACGTTTTTGGGCAGGAGGAAAAACAGACAGAGAAGAATCCCGAAGACGGACAGGACAAGAGGGCGTTTTTTCTTCACGGTCAGCGCATTCCTTCAAGAGAGACTTTTTGCCGAAGATTTCCCGTCTTCAGGAATACGCAAGGCGATCCGTTCGTGCCAAGCCGGACTGTCGGGACTTGCGTGTTCCCAAAGAGGCAAACGATCGGTTGATGATCAGGAACGGTCCGGAAAGGGGGCCGGTTTTCCGTACAGATATCCCTGTTGCCAGAAGTAGCCCATCTGTTTCAGGACAAGAGCTTCTTCCGGTTCTTCCACGCCTTCGGCCAGACAGGCGGCACCGGTTTCCCGGGCCGCATCGTAAATTTGCCTGGCTTTTTCCTGTTTGTCCGGATGATTGTGAATGCCGGACACCCATTTCCGGTCGAGCTTGATGATGTCCGGCTCCAGGAAGCGAAGCCGTTCGATCGTATTGTACCCTTCCCCGACATCGTCGAGCGCGTAGCGAAAGCCGTTTTTCCGGTAGTATGTCAGGATCGACTTCAGATGATCGGGATCATCCACGTACTCGGATTCGGTGACCTCAAAGACGATCTGATCCGGGGAGAGGGACGAGTTCCGGATCGCCTCCATCGTTGTTTCCAGACAATGTTCGGCGACATAGATGACGCTGGGAATAAAGTTGATAAAATAGACGAAGCTTTCCGGCCGGTCTGTCACCGTGCGGATTGCACTGAGCCGGCAGGCCCGGTCGAGATGAAAGAGCCGGTTCTGGGAACGGGCTTCCCGGATCAGGACGAGCGGGGGAATGATCTTCCCGTTGTTCTCCTCTCCCCGAGCCAGAAGTTCGTATCCGATGATCCGGGATCCCTCTTTTTTTCCCAGCTCAACGATGGGTTGCCGGAACATCCGGATCGCCCCCTGCTCGATCAGGGTGTCGATCCACACGAGAGGCCTGTTGTCGACGATCCATCTCCAGTCGACCGGGTCCGGGAGCGAGGGCGGAAGGGAACGGGGACGCTCGAGACGGTAAAATTGCCAGCGTTCCGGGGAACAATAGCGGTCCCAGAATTCGATCATCCCATAAAAATGGCCTTCTTCGATCCAGGCGGTGACGTCGTTCCAGAGAATGACCGGACCCGCCCCGGAGGCCAGAAGAATGTCTTTTTTTCCGATTCCGAGAATCTCTCTCCGGAACGGGGTGTCGGCCCGGATCAGAAATCCGGACGTTCCGGTCAGACAGACGGGACAGGCGGGCATCAGCACCTCCAGACCATCAGAACAAACGAGGGGACATGACATCGGACGAAAACATGCCACGAACACTTTCAGATCCAGGAACATTTTATCAGCCGGATACTCTCCAGACAACCAATGGAGGAGAGCTGTCCGTCTCCCGGGGGAATCCGGACGAGTACGACTACGATCTCCCGGAAGACCGGATCCGTCTTTATCCGCCGCCGACCCGCGGGGAAAGCCGTCTTCTTGTTGCCGGCCGCGAATCCGGAGTCCCGTATTTCGGGACAATGGAGGATTTTTCCCGCTTTCTTTTTCCGGGGGACCTTCTGGTTTTGAACGATTCCCGGGTCCTTCCCGCGCGGGTGTTTCTCCGGGCGCCAACGGGCCGAAAAATCGAGCTGCTGTTTTTAAATCCCCAGGATCCCTCGCCCGTTCGTTTTCTGGGAAAAGGAATCGGATCGTCTTCGACCCTGTCCCTGCCGGGTGGAGGAAAAGTGAGGGATATTCTGTATCTTCCAAAGGAAGGGTGTTTTCAGGGGATCTACGAGGGAGAAGAAGGCCTTCTCTCCTGGCTCGAGTCCCATGGAGAGATGCCCCTTCCTCCCTATATCCGGAAAGCCCGGGACCACCACCCCAGTGACCGGGACCGGTATCAGACCGTCTTCTCCCGCCACCCAGGTTCGGTGGCGGCTCCCACGGCCGGACTGCACTTCACGGAGACGTTGCTGGAAAAACTGAAAGACAAGGGAGTGGAAACGGCGACTGTCACCCTTCATGTGGGGATAGGCACCTTCCGTCCGCTCGGACCGGGCGGCATCGATCAGCACGTCATGCATGCCGAACGGTTTCTGGTTCCGGAGGAGACGAGCCAAAAGATCGAAGACGCCCGGCGTCGGGGAAACCGGGTGTTTGCCGTCGGGACAACGGTCATGCGGACCCTCGAAACCTGGGGACAGCATCCCGTCCGGGCGGCCGTGCCAACCTGGACGCGTCTCTTCATCCGTCCGGGTTTTCCCTTTCGCGTGGTGGATGGTTTGCTGACAAATTTCCATCAACCGCGGTCGACCCTGGTGGTTCTCGTCGACAGTTTTCTGGGGGGTCGCGGTCGATGGCGTTCCCTGTACAGGCAGGCGCTGGAGGAAGGCTTCATGTTTTTGAGCTATGGCGACGCGATGCTGATCGTTCCGGAGGATCGGAAAGGAGGATGGAAATGACAACAAGGCAGGGCACAGCGGGTCCGGGGAGCGGGATGCGTCGCGGATGGGAGCAGGCGGCTGCGCGTTACCGCGAAGGGCTCGGACTTCATCTGGGGGAAATCGGGAAAAAAGTGTCTTCCATGGTTCTTCCTCTTCCTCCCGGCCCCGTTCTGGACCTGGCCTGCGGACCCGGAACCGTGCTGGAAGCCGTTTCCAGGGTTCAGGGCCGGTATGTGAATGTGGGATGCGATTTTTCCTTTCGCATGGTGCGATTTGCCCGGCACTCCGTAGAAAAAAGCCAGGGGGTCGTTGCCGATCAGGATGCTTTGCCTTTTTCGTCCGGGTCTTTCGGAGTGGTGGTGTCGTCGATGGGGACCATTTTTTCCCGCGATCCGGAAAAACAGCTTCAGGAGATCGCCCGCCTGTTGAAGACGGGGGGAAAATTCGGTTTCTCGGCGTGGGGAAAACCGGAAGAAACGGCACTGGGAGAAGTCTCCCGGACCGTTCTCCGTACCTGGCCCCATCCTTATGAAGGGCATGTTCCGCCTCTGGAGTCCCCTTATTCCGCGGGCAGAAGCGCCTGGCTCGAGGAAGTGACGGCTTCGGCGGGGCTGGTTGTCAGATCGGTCCAGCCCGACCGGATCGTCTTCCGGTTTCCGGACGTGGAAACCGCTGCCAGGGCGCTTGTCGGGACAGGCCGCTTTTCCCTCGTACTGGAAGGGAAAGAAGAGCTGGAAGAGGAACTCCTCGACAGGACCCGGCAAGCGTTTTTGCCTCACCGGGACCCCCGGACCGGACAGGTGCAGCTGGAAAATCGCTATTATCTGTTTGTCCTCGAAAAACAGTCTTCCTGAGGACCTCAGGAAGCTGACGGCGAAGGAGGCGTGAAAAGCTTCACATCGAAGTTGGCCGTGAAGGGATCGGGACACCCTTCCACCAGTGTGGACAGTCCGAAAGAGCCTGCCTGATGAAACGGAAGTCCCCCGAATCGGAGCAGGTTGATGATTTGCCCTTTCTGGAGACGAAGGCGTCCGGTCACCTCGCCGCCGATTTGCCGACCGGATTCGAGATTCTGGATTCTGGATGTGAAGGAAGCGACGCCGTCCCGGTCGGATTCAAAGAGCTGGACGAAGCACAGAGAGGGAACCGTCACGGGAAATCCCGGCGTAAAGATGACCGGAACGACCGGCGTCGGTGGATAAATGCCCACCAGAATCAGCTTGCTCGTGATTTCAATGCGGAAATCGTCGCACATCCAGGTGGATTTTTCCCGAAGGAAATCGGAAGAGGTCAAGGGAGTGTCCTTTTTTCTAAGTTCGGTTTTCGTCCATCTGAAACAGGAACATCTTTCGGGCATTGTGCAGAAAAAAGCGTCCCGGGGCAATCCGTTTAAAATCAGGGCTTCATCAGACCGACGATCCCCTTGTGGATCAGGCTGACCGCGATGGCGGCCAGCAAGAGGGAAAAGATCTTTCCGACAGCGCTCGAAAGGGTGTTTCCCATGATCCGGTTCAATTTTTCGGAGCGGGACAGTAAAAAATAGATCAGGAGCATGTTGACGAGGAGAGCCGAGACAACCGCCCACAAGGGACCGCTCTTGCTGAGAGTCAGAGCGGTTGTCAGGGTCGCCGGACCCGCAATCACGGGAATGCCCAGCGGGACGACGCCGAGAGACCGCCGGGTCAGATTTTTCGCCGATAGATCTTCTTCTTCCGGAAGTTTTTGCGACTGCAGAAGGTCCGAGACGGAAAGGACCAGAAGGAGAATGCCGCCTGCGATGGAAAAGTCCCAGATGGACAACCCAAGATAGTCCAGGATCACGCGTCCACCCAGGGCGAAGGACAGGCTCAGGAGAAACGCCGTGAGAGACGCCGTCCGTGCAATCGTCTTTTTTTGGGGGGCGGGAAGCCCCTGTGTTAGACTGAGAAAAAATGGCAGGATTCCGGGCGGATCGATTGCCACGAACAACGGCAGAAACGCGAGAAGAAACCGGTGGCTCATGGTGAGCACCCCCAAGGCAGAAAGAAGAAAGGATACCCATGTCGGACAGGGACGAAAAAGAAGCTGAATTCATTATATCGGACAGAAGGCCCCGGTATGATCTCGACGAAACGCCGTCCTCTCGGGAGGATCAAAAAAAAGACACTCCGGCGGACGAACGGGCCAGGGCGGAAAAAGATCCGTCTTTCGGGGAGGGCTCGACGATCCGGAAAGAAAAGGAATCCCCTACGCCGCCTCCCTCCAGCGAGGCCGGTCTGGACCAGATTCTCGCTCTTCTGTCCGGAATGGTCCTGAATCATTTGGCGTTCGATCCCGAAACCCGTCGACCGGCTCCGTCCTTCAACATTCGGGAGGCACGGTTCTTTCTCGGTCTGATGGAGACCTTCCAGGAGGCCTTCCGGGACAAACTCCCGGTTTCCCTGCTCGACAACCAGCCCGTCGACGTGGACGAAGCGCCCCGCCTTGGCCATATTCCCGCCATTCTGGGTGGAATGGCCATCAGTGCGCTGGGCGTCGATCCCCGGACCGGGAAGCCCGAGCGCTCTCCGGACTTCGAGTCCTCCAAGTTGCTGATCGACCTGATGGACACCTTCCTGCAGGAAGGGGAGCCTGTGCTGGGTGCCGAAGAAAAGGAATATATCAAGGATATGATCTATCAGGCAAAAATGTATTTTGTCAGCCTGAGGGATCGAAAAAGTCAGGGGTGATCTTTGACCGGCGGGCATCGCGGACGATCCCTGTTTCTTGTTTTGCTCCTTCTGTCTGTTCTCGCGGTTTTCGGGTTCTGGGAGATCCGGCATTCCTTTGAAAAGAACTTGCGGACGGATCTTGTCCGGATTGTCCGGCAAGCCTATGAGGGTCAGGCAGAAATCGGGTCTGTTCATCTGAATCTTCTGACGGGAAACGTCCGCTTTCGCAATGTCCGCTTCCGGTTTCCGCTGGGACAGTCTGGGGAATACCGGACGTTGTTCGACTTTCCCGGGGTGGATGGCCATCTGAGCCTTCTGTCTCTTTTAACCCGGGTGTATGATTTCCGCGAATTGACATTCCTTGCCCCGTCGGTCACCGGCGTCATGCGGGACGACGGGTCCGACAATTACCGGCAGTTTTTTGAAAAATGGCGGGAAGGCGTCCAGACTCCGCATGGAGGGGGAGCCGTTGTCCGTTCTTTCAGAATCCGCAAGGGCCGTGTTTCCTGGGGAATCGTCGGAAAGCCTCCGGTGGTGGAGATGAGAGAGATCTCGGGGCGCGTCACGTCAAACCCCCTGATGAATCGCTTTCAGGTGCGTTTTTCTTCTCCCGGCCTGGAACTGAGGAAGGCAGGAGGAGGTGTTGTCCTGGACGCGGTCCGATTTTCCGGGAGTATTGAGAAGGGTAGCCTTCGGGATTTCCGGCTGGGGTTGTCCATGCGCCCGTCCTGGTTCCGTGTCCAGGGGAATGTCACACAGATTCAGAATGTTCCCTTCCTGGACGTCTTTTTTCATGGAACGGTGGGCCTGTCAGGTCTGGAACCTCTTCTGGGAGGCAGGACCGGGGATTATTCCGGCGTGCTTCTGGCTGACGGATACATTCACGGCCCCGCTGCCCAATGGGAAGGAAATCTTCGGGTCAATGGCAGTCGGGTGCGGATCGCTTCACACTCCTACCGGAAAGTGTTCCTGAAAGCACGTTTTTCATCTGTTTCCCTGGACGTTCATCCTTTTTCGGCGGTGCTCGCAAAGGGAGGAAAAATGTCGGCGACCCTCATCGCAAGCCTGTCGACACCGAATCCCGTTGCCCGCCTCACCGTGCGTCAGACCCGGATCCCGCCGCTTTTTCCGGGAGGAGAACCCCTTGAAATGAGCGTGGGACGGGACATCCCCCTGTCCCCAAAGACCAGCGTCGTCGAGGAATGGATCGAGCTGGCGAACAGGCTGATGGGGGTGCCGGTTTCCTGAAGCGATCAGAAACGGATCGGACCCGCATCATGGAGAAAAATGGAGAAGATGGGACGTGACCTCTAAAAACACGCCGGAACTCCGGAAAAGACTTCTCCGTTCCCCTGCGGTCCTGATCGGCGCATTTCTGATCATGACGGTGCTGACGACGTTTCTTGAAATGCGGACCCCTCCCGCCCACTATTCTTCGCAACTGATTTCCCATCTCATTGTCATTTTTCTTTTCAATATCGATCTGATCCTGGCCATCAGCCTGATCCTAGTGTTGCTCCGGAATATCGTCAAACTTTACTGGGACCGGCGAACGGGTGTTTTTGGCAGCGGATTCAAGTCCCGTCTGATCGGGGCGTTTTTGTTGATGGTCCTGATCCCGTCCGTTCTTCTGTTTATTGTCGCCAGCGGATTTTTGAACAATTCGGTCCAGAGGTGGTTCAGCTTTCCGATCACCGACTCCCTGCACTCCTCCCTGGAGGTGGCGCGCGGTTATTACAACCAGACCAAGGAAAACACCGTTCTGATCGCACGGGAGATTTCCGATGAAATGTCGGTTCGCCCCGGGATGGTGGGCCATCCGGAGGCGTTAAAGGACTTTCTGACGCTGAAGCGCAAGGAGTATGACCTCGCGGGGGTTGAACTGTATGTCCTTCACGGGGACCAGACAACGGCGGCGGTTCCGGTCCGTATTGCCCAGGTCAATTCGCTCAATGTCCGGCTCCTCGATCTGCCAAGGGACCAGATCACGCGCGCGCTCAAAAAAGGAGGCGACGCGTTTGTCTATTCCACCGGACTGGGAGATCTGATTCGGGCTGTTGTTCCGGTCGCCTATCCCGGTCCCCGGGGAAAACGGGCGATGTCCCGCCAGGGTGCCGTTGTGGTCAACTACTTCGTTCCCGGGCGTTTTCTCGAAAAAATGGGCAGCATTACCCATGCCTTCCGGGATTATCAGGCTCTCCAGAAATTCAAGAACCCGATCCGGGAATCGTATCTCCTTCTTTTTTTGATGATCACGCTGATCATCATTTTTGGAGCGGTCTGGTTCGGAATTTATCTGGCGCGCAAGATTACGGAACCGATCGGTGCGCTGGAAAAGGCGACCGAAGAGGTCGCCCGCGGAAATTTGTCCGTGCGGGTTCCGGAGTCCGGTCAGGACGAGTTCGCGCTTCTCATCCGCTCCTTCAACCAGATGACGGAAGATCTTGCGGATTCGAACCGGACCCTCCAGGAAGCCAACTCGGAAATGGCCCGTCGACGGGAGTATACGGAAACCATTCTCGAACATATCGGGACCGGCGTGATTTCCATCGACCGGGAGGGGGTCATCTCCACGGTGAACCGTTCCGCGGAAGACCTTCTGTCCCTGCCACGGCATCTGGCACTGGGGAAAACGTTGGAGGAAATCCATCATCCGGCCGTGTCTGTTTTTCGTGAACTTCTTGCCCGCGGGAGGGAGCTGGACGGGCAGGAGGTCGAATCGTCCTTTGCGTTGCCGGAGGGTCAGGTCAAGACGTTTCGGATCCGGAGCAACCGATTGTCGGATCCGGGCGGCATTCCCGGGGCAGGTGTCGTCATCGTCTTTGACGATATCACGGCGCTTCTGATGGCCCAAAAAGCCCAGACCTGGAGGGAGGTTGCCCAACGGGTCGCCCATGAGATCAAAAATCCGCTGACGCCGATTCAACTCTCCGCCCAGCGTTTGCAGAAAAAATTTCTGGAACGCTCCGAAGATTTCCCCCGGGTTTTCCAGGAGGCGATTCAGACGATCGTCGACGAAGTCCAGAGCATGAAGCATCTGGTCGACGAATTTTCCTCCTTTGCCCGTATTCCCGGGAGCAATCCCCAGGAGCTGGACATCGTCTCCCTGCTGTCGGATATTTCCTGGCTTTATCGTTCGGCACACAAAGACATCGAAATCGTTCTGGACGCACCTGCGGACGTTCCGTTGCTGGTTCTGGACAAAAACGCCATCCGTCGGGTGTTCGTGAACCTGTTTGACAATGCGGTCAACGCCATGAAGGAAAAGGGCCGAATCGATATTTCCGTTCAGGTTGTGCAGGACGCGGTGACCGTCTATTTCGGAGACTCTGGACCCGGGATCCCTCAGGAATACCAGGATCGGATCTTCCTGCCCCATTTTTCGACAAAACACCAGGGGATGGGGTTGGGGTTGGCGATCGTTCACCGTATTCTGGAAGAGCACGGGGCGACCATTGCCTACCTGGGGCAATCCCCGGGTGGAGCCCTTTTTTCTCTCGTTTTTCCCCTTCACAGAGTCCCGGATTCCGTCCGGGAAGCGTTCAGGGAGGTTCCTTAAATGGCGCGGGAAACGCTTCTTGTCGTTGATGATGAGCCAAATATTCTGAAGACCCTCGGGGACATTCTGTCCGACGAAGGGTACAGGGTGGAAACGGCCCGATCCGCCGGAGAAGGGATTCGGAAGGTCGAGGAAGATGCCCCGGAAGTGGTCTTTCTGGACGTCTGGCTCGGGTCGGATGATGGTCTCTCCCTGCTCAATGCGATCCGGGAAAAGTCCCCCCAAACCCAGGTGATCGTCATGAGTGGCCACGGAACAATTGAAACAGCTGTCCGTGCGATCAAAAACGGCGCGTTCGACTATGTGGAAAAACCGTTTTCGATGGACAAGGTTCTGATTACGGTTCAGAACGCCCTTCGTCAAAAAAGCCTGGAAGAGGAAAACCAGTCGTTACGACGAATGGTCGAGAGAAATTATCAGATCGTCGGAGAGTCTCCTGTCATTCGTCATTTGCTGGGGGCAATCGAACGGGCGGGACCGACGAACGGAT
This portion of the Leptospirillum ferriphilum genome encodes:
- the queA gene encoding tRNA preQ1(34) S-adenosylmethionine ribosyltransferase-isomerase QueA; its protein translation is MTSDENMPRTLSDPGTFYQPDTLQTTNGGELSVSRGNPDEYDYDLPEDRIRLYPPPTRGESRLLVAGRESGVPYFGTMEDFSRFLFPGDLLVLNDSRVLPARVFLRAPTGRKIELLFLNPQDPSPVRFLGKGIGSSSTLSLPGGGKVRDILYLPKEGCFQGIYEGEEGLLSWLESHGEMPLPPYIRKARDHHPSDRDRYQTVFSRHPGSVAAPTAGLHFTETLLEKLKDKGVETATVTLHVGIGTFRPLGPGGIDQHVMHAERFLVPEETSQKIEDARRRGNRVFAVGTTVMRTLETWGQHPVRAAVPTWTRLFIRPGFPFRVVDGLLTNFHQPRSTLVVLVDSFLGGRGRWRSLYRQALEEGFMFLSYGDAMLIVPEDRKGGWK
- a CDS encoding class I SAM-dependent methyltransferase, which encodes MTTRQGTAGPGSGMRRGWEQAAARYREGLGLHLGEIGKKVSSMVLPLPPGPVLDLACGPGTVLEAVSRVQGRYVNVGCDFSFRMVRFARHSVEKSQGVVADQDALPFSSGSFGVVVSSMGTIFSRDPEKQLQEIARLLKTGGKFGFSAWGKPEETALGEVSRTVLRTWPHPYEGHVPPLESPYSAGRSAWLEEVTASAGLVVRSVQPDRIVFRFPDVETAARALVGTGRFSLVLEGKEELEEELLDRTRQAFLPHRDPRTGQVQLENRYYLFVLEKQSS
- a CDS encoding DUF6941 family protein, giving the protein MTSSDFLREKSTWMCDDFRIEITSKLILVGIYPPTPVVPVIFTPGFPVTVPSLCFVQLFESDRDGVASFTSRIQNLESGRQIGGEVTGRLRLQKGQIINLLRFGGLPFHQAGSFGLSTLVEGCPDPFTANFDVKLFTPPSPSAS
- a CDS encoding MarC family protein, yielding MSHRFLLAFLPLFVAIDPPGILPFFLSLTQGLPAPQKKTIARTASLTAFLLSLSFALGGRVILDYLGLSIWDFSIAGGILLLVLSVSDLLQSQKLPEEEDLSAKNLTRRSLGVVPLGIPVIAGPATLTTALTLSKSGPLWAVVSALLVNMLLIYFLLSRSEKLNRIMGNTLSSAVGKIFSLLLAAIAVSLIHKGIVGLMKP
- a CDS encoding ATP-binding protein, coding for MTSKNTPELRKRLLRSPAVLIGAFLIMTVLTTFLEMRTPPAHYSSQLISHLIVIFLFNIDLILAISLILVLLRNIVKLYWDRRTGVFGSGFKSRLIGAFLLMVLIPSVLLFIVASGFLNNSVQRWFSFPITDSLHSSLEVARGYYNQTKENTVLIAREISDEMSVRPGMVGHPEALKDFLTLKRKEYDLAGVELYVLHGDQTTAAVPVRIAQVNSLNVRLLDLPRDQITRALKKGGDAFVYSTGLGDLIRAVVPVAYPGPRGKRAMSRQGAVVVNYFVPGRFLEKMGSITHAFRDYQALQKFKNPIRESYLLLFLMITLIIIFGAVWFGIYLARKITEPIGALEKATEEVARGNLSVRVPESGQDEFALLIRSFNQMTEDLADSNRTLQEANSEMARRREYTETILEHIGTGVISIDREGVISTVNRSAEDLLSLPRHLALGKTLEEIHHPAVSVFRELLARGRELDGQEVESSFALPEGQVKTFRIRSNRLSDPGGIPGAGVVIVFDDITALLMAQKAQTWREVAQRVAHEIKNPLTPIQLSAQRLQKKFLERSEDFPRVFQEAIQTIVDEVQSMKHLVDEFSSFARIPGSNPQELDIVSLLSDISWLYRSAHKDIEIVLDAPADVPLLVLDKNAIRRVFVNLFDNAVNAMKEKGRIDISVQVVQDAVTVYFGDSGPGIPQEYQDRIFLPHFSTKHQGMGLGLAIVHRILEEHGATIAYLGQSPGGALFSLVFPLHRVPDSVREAFREVP